A window of the Virgibacillus pantothenticus genome harbors these coding sequences:
- a CDS encoding DNA cytosine methyltransferase — protein sequence MTKLTLGSLFDGIGVFPLAASRYGIIPIWASEVEKAPISITKRHFPNMLHLGDITKIDGREIPPVHIITFGSPCQNLSNIGNREGLTGSQSSLFYHAIRIIVEMRCATNGTYPVIAVWENVMGAFSSNNRLDFKAVLESFTKTDIPMPASEVWANAGMVRGKDVELCWRVLDARYWGKPTLAQRRRRIFLVADFGGTRAREILFKTRDLQSFLTSCEEDRLSSSSTGRIFAPKTGGKIPVVRPFQERRMRSTAKDKNKTGFHASFGRTNDPFPTLLAGSVNYFSFWYEGEEKEGFIRQLTPLECERLIGLPEGWTALGHKGEVISDYARYKAIGNAIAVPCAAYIMAGIGEVL from the coding sequence ATGACAAAACTAACTTTAGGAAGTTTATTTGATGGTATCGGTGTTTTTCCATTAGCTGCATCTCGTTATGGAATTATTCCTATATGGGCAAGTGAAGTAGAGAAAGCACCTATTTCTATTACAAAACGGCATTTCCCTAACATGCTCCATCTCGGAGATATTACAAAGATAGATGGTAGAGAAATTCCACCTGTTCATATCATTACCTTTGGTTCACCCTGTCAGAACTTATCCAATATCGGAAATCGAGAAGGTCTTACAGGAAGTCAATCTAGTTTGTTTTATCACGCGATACGAATTATTGTGGAAATGAGGTGTGCAACGAATGGAACATATCCAGTTATCGCTGTTTGGGAAAACGTCATGGGAGCTTTTTCATCAAATAACAGGCTGGATTTTAAAGCCGTGCTGGAGTCGTTCACAAAAACCGATATTCCAATGCCTGCTTCTGAAGTCTGGGCAAATGCCGGAATGGTCCGAGGGAAGGATGTTGAGTTGTGCTGGCGCGTGTTGGATGCCCGATATTGGGGAAAGCCCACGCTCGCTCAAAGAAGAAGACGTATCTTCCTCGTGGCAGATTTTGGAGGAACACGTGCCAGAGAAATATTATTTAAAACCCGCGATCTGCAATCGTTTCTTACGTCTTGCGAAGAGGACAGGCTGTCCTCCTCCAGCACCGGTCGAATATTTGCTCCAAAAACAGGGGGGAAAATACCCGTCGTCCGACCCTTTCAAGAAAGACGTATGCGAAGCACCGCAAAAGACAAAAATAAAACAGGCTTCCATGCAAGTTTTGGACGAACAAATGACCCTTTTCCCACTTTGCTCGCAGGTTCCGTAAACTATTTTTCATTTTGGTACGAAGGAGAAGAAAAAGAAGGGTTTATTCGTCAACTTACTCCATTGGAATGTGAACGTTTGATAGGATTACCAGAGGGATGGACAGCTTTAGGGCACAAAGGGGAAGTAATTAGTGATTATGCACGATATAAAGCGATTGGCAATGCGATTGCTGTACCATGTGCGGCATATATCATGGCTGGTATTGGGGAAGTTTTATAG
- a CDS encoding YdcP family protein — MELKYVIPNMEKTFGNLEYAGEGKVEQRRINGRMTTLSRSYNLYSDIQRADDIEVILSQEAGEKFFEHEEKVKLVNARITAEGYKIGERGFTKYILHADDMVKA, encoded by the coding sequence ATGGAATTAAAATATGTGATTCCAAATATGGAAAAGACGTTTGGAAATTTAGAATATGCAGGAGAAGGTAAAGTCGAACAGCGACGGATTAATGGACGTATGACCACTCTTTCTAGGAGTTATAATCTGTATTCCGATATTCAACGGGCAGATGATATTGAAGTGATTCTTTCCCAAGAAGCTGGAGAAAAGTTTTTTGAACATGAGGAAAAAGTAAAATTAGTGAATGCAAGAATTACCGCAGAAGGTTATAAAATTGGTGAGCGTGGTTTTACAAAATATATCTTACATGCAGATGACATGGTCAAAGCATAA